The following proteins come from a genomic window of Maylandia zebra isolate NMK-2024a linkage group LG22, Mzebra_GT3a, whole genome shotgun sequence:
- the LOC101469835 gene encoding zinc fingers and homeoboxes protein 1 produces MASRRKSTIPCMVPPRETVDSDQEMEDVTGAADPEDSNGAATVSSEASGLLEERGEEADGRREVAASDPYLDLNAAEGGYECKYCSFQTSELNLFTMHVDTEHPDVVLNTSYVCMECDYHTKSYDTLLAHNARLHPGEDNFTRTMVKRNNETIFQQTVNDLTFDGSFVKVEEDEAEETARRGIAFSKTPIMRNKSRAEPKKFTAAHKMAVDDVIKVESDDEDDDKEPPALSPAPTAPATVAPRLIPITAPLQVQAVPQSIVVNSPNVLQIKGGASPAGGGVLPPGTLAQVLSALQSQQNSTQTQLLIPISSIPTYNAAMDNNVLLVSAYNRFPYPSVSEIVGLSSQTKFSEEQIKVWFSAQRLKHGVSWTPEEVEEARRKKFNGTVQTIPQTITVIPANIAATTNGLQNIFQTCQIVGQPGLVLTQVAGNSGAVPVASPITLTVAGVPGSQPKAAEPSTSESNAEMSSSSAGVSLGLDSTTSKPKKSKEQLAELKASYSRRQFATEAEISRLMQVTKLSKRAIKKWFSDTRYNQRNSKDHHSLLLTQATPGRAAAGGGRGGRSGGGGLNINDSNNSDNTSTIVIDSSDDASDSSPTSAGAPGSAGSSSDLRIKFRHAFPDFTPQKFKEKTPEQLLVLEASFQKSDTPSDEELSRLRAETKLTRREVDAWFTERRKIPSAGQSKDSDAEGDDEKAKPAAAPSPSAQERQGTPPISRKLVKKTPEQLHILKKAFVHSQWPTPEEYDQMAKESGLPRTYIVNWFGDTRYACKNSNLKWYYLYQSGKVDEALNGGAKSQKKSRKRFRGWSRRTRRPYPCKRSPQGGDGAIKVKSGKAFLKEYYLKHRALSEKDLDELVAKSSMSYEQVRDWFSETARRAEEGTELFSDEEAEEEDEEEEEEATAEHADSEGEMEVKEQGEEASDDDCVEEDEKDAEEEEDEEIQEGSEGFSQSQPQAEEQT; encoded by the exons ATGGCGAGCAGGAGGAAGTCCACCATCCCCTGCATGGTTCCTCCCCGAGAAACTGTGGACTCGGACCAGGAGATGGAGGATGTAACAGGCGCGGCGGATCCAGAGGACAGCAACGGCGCGGCAACCGTCTCCTCAGAGGCTTCCGGCCTGCTGGAGGAGCGAGGAGAGGAGGCCGACGGCAGGCGTGAGGTCGCAGCGTCGGACCCCTACCTGGACTTGAATGCAGCGGAGGGAGGCTACGAGTGCAAATACTGCAGCTTCCAGACGTCGGAGCTCAACCTGTTCACCATGCACGTGGACACGGAGCATCCCGACGTCGTCCTCAACACCTCCTATGTCTGCATGGAGTGTGACTACCACACCAAGAG CTACGACACGCTGCTGGCCCACAACGCTCGGCTGCACCCGGGCGAGGACAACTTCACGCGGACGATGGTGAAGCGCAACAACGAGACCATCTTCCAGCAGACGGTGAACGACCTGACCTTCGACGGCAGCTTCGTCAAAGTGGAGGAGGACGAGGCGGAGGAGACGGCGCGCAGAGGCATCGCCTTCAGCAAGACGCCCATCATGAGGAACAAGAGCCGAGCTGAGCCCAAGAAGTTCACCGCCGCGCACAAGATGGCCGTCGACGATGTCATCAAAGTGGAAAGCGACGACGAGGATGATGACAAGGAGCCGCCTGCGCTGTCGCCCGCGCCGACGGCCCCCGCTACCGTCGCCCCTCGCCTCATCCCCATCACCGCGCCGCTGCAGGTCCAGGCCGTGCCGCAGAGCATCGTGGTGAACAGCCCCAACGTGCTGCAGATTAAAGGCGGGGCCTCCCCCGCTGGTGGCGGCGTGCTGCCTCCGGGGACGCTGGCGCAGGTTCTGTCAGCCCTGCAGAGCCAGCAGAACAGCACGCAGACGCAGCTCCTCATCCCCATCAGCAGCATCCCCACCTACAACGCAGCCATGGACAACAACGTCCTGCTGGTCAGCGCCTACAACAG GTTTCCGTATCCCTCGGTGTCGGAGATCGTGGGCCTTTCGTCACAGACCAAGTTCAGCGAGGAGCAGATCAAAGTCTGGTTTTCTGCTCAGAGGCTCAAACACGGAGTCAGCTGGACGCCGGAGGAG gtggaggaggCGCGGAGGAAGAAGTTTAACGGCACAGTGCAGACCATCCCTCAGACCATCACAGTCATCCCCGCTAACATCGCCGCCACCACGAACGGCCTGCAGAACATCTTCCAGACGTGTCAGATCGTCGGTCAGCCGGGCCTCGTCCTCACTCAGGTGGCCGGGAACAGCGGCGCGGTCCCCGTCGCCTCTCCCATCACGCTGACGGTCGCGGGTGTCCCCGGCAGCCAGCCCAAAGCCGCCGAGCCGTCTACGTCCGAATCGAACGCCGAGATGTCGTCTTCGTCGGCCGGCGTGTCGCTCGGTCTGGACTCGACCACAAGCAAGCCGAAGAAGTCCAAAGAGCAGCTGGCAGAGCTGAAGGCGAGCTACAGCCGGCGGCAGTTCGCCACCGAGGCGGAGATCTCGCGCCTAATGCAGGTCACCAAACTCTCCAAGCGAGCGATAAAGAAGTGGTTCAGTGACACGCGCTACAACCAGAGGAACTCCAAGGACCACCACAGCCTGCTGCTGACGCAGGCCACGCCTGGCAGAGCCGCGGCCGGCGGCGGCCGAGGAGGAAGGAGCGGCGGCGGTGGCCTCAACATCAACGATAGCAACAACAGCGACAACACCTCCACCATCGTCATCGACTCCAGCGACGACGCCAGCGACTCCTCGCCGACCTCGGCCGGCGCTCCAGGCTCAGCCGGGTCCTCCAGCGACCTCCGCATTAAATTCCGCCACGCCTTCCCCGACTTCACGCCGCAGAAGTTCAAGGAAAAGACTCCGGAGCAGCTGCTCGTGCTGGAGGCCAGCTTCCAGAAGTCGGACACGCCCTCAGACGAGGAGCTGAGCCGGCTGCGGGCGGAGACGAAGCTGACGAGGCGCGAAGTAGACGCCTGGTTCACGGAGAGGAGGAAAATACCGTCGGCGGGTCAGTCGAAGGACAGCGACGCAGAGGGAGACGACGAGAAGGCGAAACCGGCCGCCGCGCCTTCGCCCTCGGCTCAGGAACGACAGGGCACGCCTCCCATCAGCAGGAAGTTGGTGAAGAAGACGCCGGAGCAGCTGCACATCCTGAAGAAGGCCTTCGTCCACTCGCAGTGGCCGACGCCCGAGGAGTACGACCAGATGGCGAAGGAGAGCGGGCTGCCGAGGACGTACATCGTAAACTGGTTCGGAGACACGCGCTACGCCTGCAAGAACAGCAACCTGAAGTGGTACTACCTCTACCAGAGCGGCAAG GTGGACGAGGCGTTGAACGGCGGCGCAAAGAGCCAGAAGAAGTCAAGGAAGCGTTTCCGTGGTTGGTCCAGGAGGACGCGCCGGCCGTATCCCTGCAAGCGCTCTCCACAGGGCGGCGACGGTGCCATCAAG GTGAAGTCCGGTAAGGCTTTTCTGAAGGAGTACTACCTCAAGCACCGAGCCCTGAGCGAGAAGGACCTGGACGAGCTGGTGGCAAAGTCCAGCATGAGCTACGAGCAGGTCAGAGACTGGTTCTCCGAGACCGCCAGGAGGGCGGAAGAGGGCACGGAGCTCTTCAGCGATGAGGAGGCGGAGGAAGAggacgaggaagaggaggaggaggcgacGGCGGAGCACGCAGACAGCGAGGGAGAAATGGAGGTGAAAGAACAAGGAGAGGAGGCATCGGACGACGACTGCGTGGAGGAAGACGAGAAGGAcgcagaagaggaggaggatgaagagatCCAGGAGGGATCTGAAGgtttcagccaatcacagcctCAGGCAGAAGAGCAGACGTGA